The Pseudanabaena galeata CCNP1313 genome includes a region encoding these proteins:
- a CDS encoding 5-formyltetrahydrofolate cyclo-ligase, with translation MDFEKKEQKSKKRIRKEFLANRLQIPKEIWQQKSQVLCDRLSDWQIFQQARNILTFSSFRQEPDLSPLWQIFPDKNWGFSRCVDKDLIWHQVTIADFDNNMRSGAFGILEPRHDLPLMDLQNIDLILIPAVACDRRGYRLGYGGGFYDRWLPNSTGLKVGIVFEEFYLDEIPIDIWDVPLEAIGTESMIYC, from the coding sequence GTGGATTTTGAAAAAAAAGAACAAAAAAGCAAAAAACGAATAAGAAAGGAGTTCTTAGCTAACCGCCTTCAGATACCTAAAGAAATTTGGCAACAAAAAAGTCAAGTATTATGCGATCGCCTCTCCGATTGGCAGATTTTTCAACAGGCGCGAAATATATTAACTTTTAGCAGTTTTCGACAAGAACCAGATTTAAGCCCCCTGTGGCAAATATTCCCTGACAAAAATTGGGGCTTTTCGCGCTGTGTGGACAAAGATCTAATTTGGCATCAAGTGACGATCGCTGATTTTGACAACAATATGCGATCGGGAGCCTTTGGTATTCTGGAGCCGCGCCATGACTTGCCCCTTATGGATTTGCAGAATATCGATCTGATCTTGATCCCTGCGGTGGCTTGCGATCGCCGAGGTTATCGACTGGGCTATGGTGGCGGCTTTTACGATCGCTGGTTACCTAACTCGACAGGGCTTAAAGTCGGAATTGTTTTTGAAGAGTTCTATTTAGATGAGATTCCCATTGATATTTGGGACGTGCCATTAGAGGCGATCGGCACAGAATCAATGATTTATTGCTGA
- a CDS encoding S8 family peptidase: MSDSSQQFNHIPLSLTHTGFARSGTPPRQSSRSTSNRGDAGNHGRRLQSSAFTILSDWKTRFEERQQEGLPEIPNIPSFLLQVDPQSFDADTLKSFGIEVVLELEDGYILGAAADAELTNLQQKIEKFIAEEYGGGKVAEIWEILEGKFKRLEYILSPDLLARWEQILDNQMYIVDVSIACVGLNSKFSNCPPPKENEDPEKYARKFARWSDRRDHTIQEWDDLQWDRELEFKKFISDISGTILQEASYDDRSHLALLPDSFSCRVEISGKALKDLATNYPYVFEISEPDQISEILANRTPSLQESVFTLEPPSPIAPKVCIIDSGIQESHALLRVAMDSNNSRSWVPSETDLTADYVQGGGHGTRVAGAILYPQGIPPASQSGICWLQNARVLGRDRKLPENLYMPEILKEIVDFYRQTGTRIFNHSITSSSPCRITYMSAWAAEIDNLCWLNDILFVVSAGNLSLNRGLGLSITRKTLTEHFQDDCPYPDYLLEKSSRIANPAQSLQALTVGSIAHTTYNQPPLTSIASKDHPSSFSCTGYGIWDSIKPEVVEYGGDFIKDEGDPPSFTTNKEVCPELVRTTMGGTSAIASDTVGTSFAAPKVTHIAAALAASFPQENCLLYKALIVQSARLPTWANNESDLSSIIRMMGYGLPNLDRAIGNAPNRVTLITSGDTYIKAKQADIYQVVIPKDLQSPAEEFDILVEITLAYKAEPRRTRRSKRKYLSTWLHWECSQKGESPDKFLKGILDKYEASEEQEDGSGLFDWTLGKYKNHGKRVRDTSRGNGTIQKDWAIVKSFDLRDAFCIAVVAHKGWNNDPDAQVPYALTASFEIINSEIPIYNAFVQAQVSLQIQQQVQV; the protein is encoded by the coding sequence ATGTCTGATAGCTCTCAACAGTTCAATCATATTCCATTAAGTCTTACACATACAGGTTTTGCTCGTTCTGGAACTCCACCTCGACAATCAAGCCGTTCTACTAGCAATCGTGGGGATGCAGGTAATCATGGTCGCAGGCTCCAGTCTTCTGCGTTCACAATTCTGAGTGATTGGAAAACTAGATTTGAAGAACGTCAGCAAGAAGGATTGCCAGAGATTCCCAATATTCCATCATTTCTATTACAGGTCGACCCACAATCATTTGATGCAGATACTCTCAAAAGCTTTGGAATTGAGGTTGTCCTAGAGCTTGAGGATGGATATATTCTTGGTGCTGCGGCTGATGCTGAGTTGACCAATCTTCAGCAAAAGATAGAGAAGTTTATTGCTGAAGAGTATGGTGGTGGAAAAGTTGCTGAAATATGGGAAATTCTTGAAGGTAAATTTAAGCGGTTAGAATATATTCTATCACCTGATTTACTTGCTCGTTGGGAACAGATCCTAGACAATCAAATGTATATAGTTGATGTCAGTATTGCTTGTGTTGGACTAAACTCTAAATTTTCTAATTGTCCTCCGCCAAAAGAGAATGAAGATCCAGAGAAATACGCACGCAAGTTTGCTAGGTGGAGCGACAGACGCGATCATACTATTCAAGAATGGGATGATCTACAGTGGGATAGAGAATTAGAATTCAAAAAATTTATTTCAGATATTAGCGGAACAATTTTACAAGAAGCCTCATATGATGATCGTTCTCACCTTGCTCTTTTACCAGATAGTTTCTCCTGTCGGGTTGAAATATCTGGCAAAGCTCTAAAAGATTTAGCAACTAATTATCCATATGTTTTTGAAATTAGTGAACCCGATCAAATTTCAGAAATCTTAGCTAATCGTACTCCAAGTCTTCAGGAATCTGTTTTTACTCTTGAGCCTCCATCGCCAATAGCCCCAAAAGTCTGCATTATCGATAGTGGTATTCAAGAAAGCCATGCATTATTACGTGTTGCTATGGATAGCAATAATTCACGATCTTGGGTTCCTAGTGAGACAGATCTGACGGCAGATTATGTACAAGGTGGAGGACATGGGACAAGAGTTGCAGGAGCAATTTTATACCCTCAAGGAATTCCTCCAGCTAGTCAATCAGGAATCTGCTGGCTTCAAAACGCTAGAGTGTTGGGACGGGATCGTAAACTTCCAGAAAATCTCTATATGCCTGAAATTCTTAAAGAAATTGTAGACTTCTATCGCCAAACAGGTACTCGTATCTTTAATCATTCCATTACTAGCTCTAGTCCTTGTAGAATAACTTATATGAGTGCTTGGGCTGCGGAAATAGATAACCTTTGCTGGCTAAATGATATTCTTTTTGTTGTTTCTGCTGGAAATCTATCATTAAATCGTGGCTTAGGTCTTAGCATAACTCGAAAAACTCTCACAGAGCATTTTCAAGATGACTGTCCATATCCAGATTATTTGTTGGAAAAGTCATCTCGTATTGCCAATCCTGCTCAAAGCCTTCAAGCGCTTACAGTTGGTTCAATTGCTCATACTACCTATAATCAACCACCGCTAACTTCAATTGCATCTAAAGATCATCCGTCATCATTTTCTTGCACAGGTTATGGAATCTGGGATTCGATTAAACCTGAAGTTGTGGAATATGGCGGTGACTTCATTAAAGATGAAGGTGATCCGCCTAGTTTTACTACTAATAAGGAAGTTTGTCCTGAATTAGTGAGAACAACAATGGGAGGAACATCAGCAATCGCATCAGACACTGTGGGGACATCCTTTGCAGCACCTAAAGTTACCCATATTGCTGCCGCATTAGCTGCTAGTTTTCCACAGGAAAATTGCTTGCTATATAAAGCCTTGATTGTCCAATCAGCACGGCTACCTACATGGGCAAACAATGAATCAGATCTCTCATCAATTATTCGGATGATGGGCTATGGTTTACCTAACCTTGATCGAGCGATCGGCAATGCCCCTAATCGTGTGACGTTAATTACTAGCGGCGATACTTACATTAAAGCTAAACAAGCAGATATCTATCAAGTAGTAATTCCTAAAGACTTGCAATCGCCAGCGGAGGAATTTGATATTCTAGTTGAGATTACACTTGCCTACAAAGCTGAACCTAGAAGAACAAGGCGTAGTAAACGTAAATATTTATCTACTTGGCTACATTGGGAATGTAGTCAAAAAGGAGAATCTCCAGATAAATTTCTGAAAGGAATTCTTGATAAATATGAGGCTTCTGAAGAACAAGAAGATGGATCAGGTCTATTTGATTGGACTCTTGGAAAATACAAAAATCATGGTAAGCGTGTTAGGGATACATCTAGGGGAAATGGAACAATTCAGAAAGATTGGGCAATTGTGAAGTCATTCGATTTACGGGATGCCTTTTGCATAGCAGTTGTAGCTCATAAAGGCTGGAATAACGATCCAGATGCTCAAGTACCTTACGCTTTAACTGCTAGTTTTGAGATTATCAATTCAGAAATACCCATTTACAACGCATTTGTCCAAGCTCAAGTATCTCTACAAATACAACAACAAGTGCAAGTGTAA
- a CDS encoding ATP-binding protein → MKGDVLKRLFRVVASEDSQAIQSMLSVVVEEERKQGHTTLAEQLENILRKSTRFSKTETSSVINQKGVDLTASDVGISKNQDSRTLTLLSSKHRFNHPFIVTVPRDRLRHHMVLSDAVETRFRRIEREYAARDRLAHHGLRYRQKILLYGSPGCGKTMGAERIAWNTGLTLIKIRFDAMVSSFLGETATNLREVFETAAATPCLLFIDECDALAKSREDNQEVGEIKRVVNTFLQLLDEYEVSNGLLVAATNLTKFLDEAVWRRFDDAIEVPKPSESEIRAILKQTLCSVAVGSIDWNLIVQKMNGFSAAQVVRVAQDAAKRAILDREELVIQEHLEESIQDIVTAHV, encoded by the coding sequence ATGAAAGGAGATGTACTCAAGCGGTTGTTTCGGGTTGTCGCCAGTGAAGATTCACAGGCGATACAGAGTATGCTGTCTGTAGTTGTTGAGGAAGAACGAAAACAAGGACATACCACCCTTGCTGAGCAACTCGAAAACATTCTCCGTAAAAGTACTCGTTTTAGTAAAACAGAAACCTCATCAGTAATAAATCAAAAAGGAGTGGATTTAACCGCTTCTGATGTTGGAATTTCAAAAAATCAAGATTCGCGCACACTAACTCTTTTATCAAGCAAGCATCGATTCAATCACCCTTTTATTGTTACTGTTCCTCGCGATCGCTTACGGCATCACATGGTTCTTTCAGATGCTGTGGAAACTAGATTTCGTCGCATCGAACGGGAATATGCTGCTCGTGATCGCCTTGCTCATCATGGTTTACGTTATCGCCAAAAAATATTACTTTATGGTTCCCCTGGTTGCGGTAAGACTATGGGAGCAGAGAGAATTGCTTGGAATACGGGCTTAACTTTGATTAAAATTCGTTTTGATGCAATGGTATCTTCATTTCTAGGTGAAACTGCTACTAATTTGCGCGAAGTCTTTGAAACTGCGGCAGCAACCCCTTGTTTACTTTTCATTGATGAATGTGATGCTCTTGCCAAGTCGCGTGAGGATAATCAGGAGGTTGGAGAAATCAAACGGGTAGTTAATACTTTCCTGCAACTCCTTGATGAATATGAAGTTTCAAATGGTTTACTGGTAGCTGCTACTAACTTAACTAAGTTCTTAGATGAAGCCGTGTGGCGAAGATTTGACGATGCTATTGAAGTGCCAAAGCCATCAGAATCAGAAATTAGGGCTATATTAAAGCAAACTTTATGTTCTGTTGCAGTTGGTTCAATTGACTGGAACTTAATTGTACAGAAGATGAATGGTTTCTCGGCGGCTCAAGTTGTGCGAGTTGCCCAAGATGCTGCAAAACGGGCAATTTTAGACCGAGAAGAGCTTGTTATTCAAGAACATTTAGAAGAATCAATACAGGATATTGTAACTGCTCATGTCTGA